The Rhodococcus rhodochrous DNA window AGAAGTCGGCGGTGATGGACTCCTCGAGCACGTACCGCTTGCCCCGGAACTCGCGGATCTCCTTCGCAGGGGATGCCACGGCGATCGAACCGTCGGCGTTGTACTTCCACGGCAGTCCGCCCTGCGAGATGGGCGTGCCGACGCCGGCGGGGGTGAAGAAGGCGGGGATGCCCGCACCACCGGCGCGGAGCTTCTCGGCGAGAGTGCCCTGCGGGGTCAGCTCCACCTCGAGCTCGCCGGAGAGGTACTGCCGGGCGAATTCCTTGTTCTCCCCGACGTACGATGCGGTGACCCGGCGGATGCGCTTGCTGCCCAGCAGGATTCCGAGGCCGTGGCCGTCGACGCCGCAGTTGTTGGAGAACACCTCGAGGTCGGTTGCCCCGGTGTCGGCGATAGCCTGGATCAGGATGTCGGGAATGCCGCACAGTCCGAATCCGCCCACCGCGAGCGTCGCACCGTCACGGATGTCGGCGACGGCCTCCGCCGCCGTCTCGAACACTTTCGCTGCCAACTCTCACCTCTCGGATTCCGGGGGGCCGCCTGGGCTCCGCTGGACGAATCACGTCCACTGGATGAACGCGGTCACATTCTCGGCTTCTACTAAAGATCCTGCAGGTGGCGAACACAAGTGCCCGTCCGAATCTCT harbors:
- a CDS encoding CoA transferase subunit A is translated as MAAKVFETAAEAVADIRDGATLAVGGFGLCGIPDILIQAIADTGATDLEVFSNNCGVDGHGLGILLGSKRIRRVTASYVGENKEFARQYLSGELEVELTPQGTLAEKLRAGGAGIPAFFTPAGVGTPISQGGLPWKYNADGSIAVASPAKEIREFRGKRYVLEESITADFSLVHALKGDTEGNLVFNKAAMNFNPLAAMAGRVCIAQVEELVEPGEIDPGEVHLPGIFVNRVVHTGVQDKQIEKRTVSAAKGA